A stretch of DNA from Leopardus geoffroyi isolate Oge1 chromosome B3, O.geoffroyi_Oge1_pat1.0, whole genome shotgun sequence:
AGTTACCTACAGATTAAAATTTACATCTGTTCCTATGGGAAAGCTATTATTACCACATCCAGTTACAGGAATCATAGCTAGGACAATGCCATCATCCTATGAAGTCTTCCTATGTAAAACACACCTAGAAATCAATAGctattttcctaaagaaaacaGCTTCATTCTCAAAACACCAAAAAGAGTTCTTAGGAGGTCCAGGTATTCTACCCACCTTGTTCTTCATGATCTTTGAAGTGCCACCAATAACCTTTGGAAGGATGATATCGACAGTAGGACATAGCTTCATCAAAAGCTGACTGAATGCCATGCACTGCAGTGAgcttgtaaaaagaaaacaaattctgaatTTCTCATTAGATCAACTAAAATCTCCAAAGTAAACACCCACAAAATATTACATATGCAAAGATAGTAATTTTCTGGGGTTTTTCCAGAACCTGAATCACTATAGAGCTGGGCTGTGATATATACTTTTAACACGGACTTGGCCCATAGTAACCAATGTTCAAGATATTCTAATAGTCAACCCTTCATACCAACCTACacgagaaagagaaggagaagcttCTGTTGGATTCCTGGATACTTGATTAAAAGGTGATTGATTAAAAGTTTTGATTAAATATAGCTTGATTAAAAGTTTTGTTTAGTGTTTCAAGAATGTGAAGATACTTACCACCCTAGAGTTTATAACTGACCCCAAGTCTGGTGCCTGATAGATCACTCCAGCAATGATATAGTAATCAGCCAGTGGGATAACTAaagcagtgaaaataaaaacattcatgaATACAGCTATGCATACAAACTGCTAAATAGATTTTCATAAAAAGAACAGCTAAAATTTGCTATTTTTCCATATTAAAGCTTAAGGCATGGTTTGGCAAttcccatttttgtaaataaatttatactgGAAAACAgccatactcattcatttatattatctAAGGCTACTCTGACACTGGTTGAGTAGCTGTTACAGACTCCACGAGgccctcaaagcctaaaatatttactctctggacCGTAGCAGAAAAGGTTTGCAAactagagcagtgcttctcaaacttgaacgTGCCTCTGAATCACCTGAGCATCTTGTGAAAGTCAGATTCTTATTCAGTAGGGATagtgcatttttaataagttccCAAGTGATCGAATGCTGCTATCACTCAACTACACTATGGAGAATAAGACCTTAGAGTGAGAGATTTAGGGCCCAGGGTGAAGATATCAGATGCACTAAACTTGCCACtgcagggacgcctggatggcttagttggttaagtgtctgactttggttcaggtcatgatctcactgctcgtgagttcgagccccacgtcaggctctgggccaacagctcagagcctggagcctgcttcggactctgtgtctccctctccctctgtccctccctcacttgtgttctatctctcaaaaataaacaaacaacaaaaaaaaaatttttttttttttaaacttgccaCTGTGCCCCATTCCTGGGTCCTAAAGAAAAAACAGCTGCTAGTGAAGCTGGTACCACCTCTGTCGCTTCCATACCTTGAACTCTCTCATCATGGAAATCTTGTTCCTGGTCTTGCCTTTGTCTAAGGTTTTTTCCTTGGGGAAGGGGCTCTAGATCATTGATTTTGAAATTACATTTGGATTCTTGACTCTGGAACCACAACTTCTTTAGCAAGTCATTCTTTGCTCAAGAACCAATACCAGGGTGCAGGTTTTTCCTAAATGTCTTGAAAAGGTTATCTAATGAGGAGATATAACTGGTCATGCCTGGAATAGGTGACTAGCTCTTTGATTCAAAGTCAAATCTGAATTCTACACCCTTCAGTATGATTTCTAGAGCAAGTTTATGTTTAGTAATAGAAGCCAGGTAAGAATTTTGGTTGAATAGGTCAACGAGGATTTTCAGTTGATCCTCTATCAATTTGTAACAGAATTAGACTCAGTAAACTGAGATGAGAAATTACTTAGGGCACCAGAGGTTCCCAACAACTATACTCACAGAAGAGGTGGCTGCAACATAGCAAGTTGCTTTGTTAGTGCTTACAGAGTTGTCCTTGGGCATGCTAGAAGACTCCTGATATCCAAGCATATGACTAGTGGAACTTggcttttgaaatatttcctaagtGGTAAATTTATGCCTGCTATACTACAGTGCCTAGACAATCTGTCTGTAACAACATGGTTACAATGGAAACCTCATTTCCTTCTGAGAAGCTGGAAttttggcagggggaggaggtccACATGATTAGCCTTCAAAAGAAATTGAGTATCAAAAGGTCTTCCCTGAGCAGACATGTTACACATGTGCGTGGGGGCTGCTGGAGGGAGGATGCACTTGGTGAGGCCCCTCGCAGGAGGGAAAGCAACGGAAGCTTACACGTGGATTCCCACAGATCCCACTTGATATGGCTTTTTCCCTTATTCATCTGTCGGTGGATCCTTACTGCATTGCCATAACAAATCTTGATTATAACTAACATACCTAGATGCTGAGTCTGCTGACTCCTCTTAGCAAGGCACTGAACATGCATATGGTCTTGGGGATCCCCCAAACAGACCCCAATCCAAAAAGATAAGAACATGTGGCTCAGAAAGTTAAGTAAGCCATggcattttaagaagaaaattatgcCTGAAGTCTACACATTTTTACCTTGGGTAGGGGACTGCCGCTGTTGCTTCCGAATGATAAAAAGAATGGGCTCTTGAGCGTGTAGAAGGATGTATTCCACTCCAACCATTTGACTGAAAACAGAACACAGACACCCAGAGATCTATGAATGCCCAAAAAACAACTGTGTAGAACGTTCagattattatataaaaatacagcaaCATTATAAATTGGATTAAAACTGCCTATGTTTGATATTAAAAACTGGCTGTCCAATAAAACTGGCTATTTTCCCAGATAGGTGGGATATAAAgtaagatttgatttttaaacaacAAAGTTTCTCTGTAAAAATTCATAATAAACTTAAATCTGAGCATATTCAGTCATAAAAGTACACTGAAGAGTGTACATTTCAAAAAGCTGCAACTAAAATAGTGTGATGCTTCCTgagatacataaatatatgtaaaatctaaaaatatatagtacatgAAGACTATACATGTCTTGACTATATATTTCAACTCTATATTCTACTCAACTAGAAAACATCAAAAACCTTATCCttccaacacatttttttaaccTGCCAGATTGTTTAAAAGCAACAAGTTGTCCTAATAGCTGTAAATATTTGCCTCATaacaaaagtcatttaaaataccacagaaatttaatttcatgAATCCTCTCTGATGTTTAATGATAGATTAAAAACTATATACACAGCTGTTTCAGAAACTTTTGTaataattcttaattatttaGCATCCTAACTCTGAAGAAATACTTTGCAATTGTCaagcaaaaattttatttgtcataCAAAGAAAAATCTACTATAAAGCGGACTATAGTTTAAGACATTACATTCCATGTAAAAGAGACggtaaggggcccctgggtggcttagtcggttaagcgtctgacttcagctcaggtcatgatttcgcggttcatgggctcgagccctgcgtcgggctctgtgctgacagctcagggcttggagtctgctttagattctatctccctctctctctctgcccctccctctctctctttcaaaattatacattaaaaaaaaaaaagacagtaagtaTGGTCACCTGGTTGAGGATAACAGTTGCATTGCTAAAATCATTAATTAGATCTGCATCTAAACCTAATAGCTATATTTTACTAGACAGTAATATATGAAATCATACAGAAAAGACTTCCTAGGTTACAAGTGATTACtgatcattcttttgcatgtcaaaTTTGtacaaacccaaacaaaactcCAGTTCTTCCCAAACTTCTACTCTGTACTTCACTATCCATGGCTTGAAAGAACCATTCATTTCAAAATCTCTAACTGGCAACAATGCTATCTTCTTACAGTAACTTACTTTAAGTGTTCTAATGTAAGCCTCTGCATTTTGACCACTTCATTATTACATGTCCTGTCGTAGAAAGGATTACTTCTTTCTGAAAAGTAATCCAGGACACTTCCACTGTTCAAAATGGGGATCCAGGAACTGTCAACCCAAGAGATTCCCAGCAGATTATCTATAGGAAACAAAATGATAAAGGATGAGAGAAAGTAAAATAGCCAATCCAACATTTATTATGCATCTAATGCAGGAAGCATTATGAATATAAGGATGACAAGGATCCTAACCTATACACTTTCACAGAAGAGGTAAGTGTTCAAGAAAGCAATAACAAGGTGACATGATAAGCGCTAAAATAAAGATATGAATAAATGTGTTATCAGAGCATGGTGGAGGAAGAATACTTTGTCTGAGGGAACAGTAATGATTTTTCACTGGGTGAGGAGGAGGTGGGTTTTAGCACTACATGTTAAAGAATAAACAGAGGTTCATCTAGGacaaaaaaaggcgggggggggaggagggggggacaAAGTAATTCCAAGCAGAGAGAATGCACATACGAAGATAGACCAATATAGAGGTAAGTGGTTAGAGAATAATTTGATTATGTGAAATGATAGgatataaaatgtagaaaagtcTCAAAAAATTGGAAATCCTGAGTTTTGTTCAAAAATTGTCAGACAACATGCATCCCAAAGAAAACACACCCACAGCCACCAGTTTGAGATCTCACCAATTAGGGACAGAGAAATAAGTTAGGAAGCTATTATTACAGAGGAGATAATGAATGTAAAAGTTATGAAGCTAATGAGAAGTAGAATGCCCTTAATTACATACAATTTCATATTTTGGAATAGAATTAactctttaatttttcaaaatgcaaaaagaaaaacaagacatgGTAAACAGAACTAGATAGCTTTAACTACTGAGCCTTTATTGGCTATTGATTGCAATAATGTTCCATATCATTGATCATACTAAATCCCATTAAGAGTAAGTCTGAACATCAAAATGCCTATTTATTACTGGTTAAAAAAGGGAAGAACTGAAAACTTCAACCTCTCTAAATGGTAATTGCTTCTGGcacctctgaaaaaaaaagacctaaccAAGGCAATAAGCGGTTCTGAAGGAAatgagtaaaatgagaaaaagtaattACATAAAGGTAAAATGTGCTGTGTTGCAAAACCAAGGAAAAAGCAAACAGATGAAGTACATCAATGCCCAAATAATCAGTACTGACCATTAAGATGGTTCATCATAACTACATCATGCCATAACCAAATATCAGGCCAGGAAATAACATTTTcagcaaaagatttttttaatgaaaagcaacTAAGGATAATCATTATTCTCAGCTTTAAACACTACAATCCAGTTATTAAAGTAGTTTTCTTTAAAGCAACTTTCTTacacatttctttcttatttctttaggaATGATTATTAACAAAAGCATTTGTAGATGGACAATTATAGGTTTCTCACATAATGGAACTATATCTGTAGGATGTCATAATAGGTTACTGACAATAAACTGTTAAATTATTACAGATCATTTCAGCATAGGTAGAAGAGTAATTTGCAGAAACAAATGTGTAATTAGAGATTCTACCTATCAACGATTATGGAGAGTCAATAAATATGGGCATGAGATAATGAAGACTGGTGGAAGGCAATGGCTATGCATGGGAAAATAAGGACAAATAGACATTCTtaggggagaaaacagacaatTTCCTGAATCATCAATTATAAAGTCAGAGAACTTAGGAACCAATACTCATTtaggaaaataatgataatgaattTGGCTTGGATATATTAAGTTTAAATAAGGAATCAGAATTCAGAAGGAATCATAAATGCCATCTGCTCCAAGTGACTGTTCAGTATATTTTCCCTATAATTTTCTTCACTAAGATGTATCCTGATCAGCAGTCCTATGTCATATTTTCCTCATTTGGTAAACTAATCAAAGCTAAAAACCAGGCAAGTATGGCTTAGGAGACCAATACAAATGCAAAGAATATTGTTTACCGCTTCTGAACACTGACTTTGTGCCGGGCACTATTTTAACCACTTTACCACACAGAACTCAAAGAGGTTGGTACTATATAGATACTACATAGTATCCATATGCTAGATTGTGtacataaaatgcttagcacattGTAATAacccaataaatgttaattagggTGATGTTGGTGGCAGTaccaacaatttattttaaaattatcatgaGCAAATTTATCTCTGGCTTAATCAAGGCTGGTCTAGTTTGtacctttcctcccctccccccagtttatgcctttttgaaaaatagagactccttttattttcaaaaaggtgTGAGGTTAGTATATCATTTAAACAGTCACGCTAGGTTGAACTCATTTCAAATGTCAGTATCTCTCCAAAGCCTTTGTCTACTTCACAAGACAAAAATAATGGCTTCTTTCTCTATGTTCTCACAGAAATTTTTACACTTTTATTAATACTCATAACCCAGAAATACAAACACGTTCCCATTATATTTGACTTTTTAGATGACTGAGGCCATGTCTTGCTCATCAACAACTTGCATAGGGCCAGATTTAAAATAGTCAGcaaatgttaattaatttatgaTTGAGGGCCAAGGACAAGTGACTCTACTCATCACAGGTTCACATATACTCCAGAATCCAAGGACGTTCACTTACAAAATGGTTAACTGAGATTAAGAGGGTGATATGTGGCTGAGAAAATATCACCTGTCCCACTTGAGGACTACCTGTGATCACACCGCCATTAAGAGAATACACTACTAAGTCAAACAAACTCCAACCACTTCCTACCACCTCCACTGTTACCACCCTAGTCCCAGCTACCTCGACATTTCCTTGTATTACAGGAATGAATTCCCAACTGGTCTTCCTAATTCCACCCTCACCTTTCTACACTGTTCTCAACAGTCAaagtgatcctttaaaaaaagaaagtcagattATGATCATCCCCTTTGGTGAAAACCTCCCAGTGGCGGTCTGTTTTACTCACTGGAAAAGCCAAAGGCTTGACTATGGCCTACGATCCCTACCTATATGATCAAGCCACCAATTacctttctgacctcatctccttctcacctcctctctctctgcttcaggcATACTGACCTTACTGTTCCTCTAACACACCAGACATTCTCCCACCTTAAAGCCTTTGTAATGACGTTAACAAATCTAAGTAAAACATTGTGAAAGGTAAGTATTTGAAAACTCTGACCTTACTGTTCCTCTAACACACCAGACATTCTCCCACCTTAAAGCCTTTGTAATGACCTTAACAAATCTAAGTAAAAGTAAAACATTGTGAAAGGTAAGTATTTGAAAACTCTGAGGGactaaatgtttctcttttttattcaacAGCAAGAGAACATGTTGATATAGCCTAACTACAGCTCTCTATTAGCAAGTGATAAAATTAGGCACTTGAAACtctcacaatgaaaaaaaaaaacaaacataaaaacacagtACAGAAATGCTGAAGATCACTGGACATTCTGAGTAACTATAAAtgagaatacatttctattaaGTGTGCTAGACCCCCATTTGGTTAATATAGAAAAAGGAATCTGAAAGCACTTCCCTTTAAAAATCAGGTGTATGCAAACAAAAATAACCCTAGGTGAAAACGATTAGGAACATATTACAgttagacatcttttttttttcttttttttttttaacgtttatttatttttgagacagagagagacagaacatgaacaggggagggtcagagagagagggagacacagaatcggaaatagactccaggctctgagctgtcagcacagagcctgacgccgggctcgaactcatggaccgtgagatcatgacctgagccgaagtcagatgcttaaccgactgagccacccaggcgcccctacagttagACATCTTTTGAGGAAAGCCCTTTTTCTTTAATTGGCTGGGGGTAAGAGGGTTTGCATCTAGGTACAAAAATCCACTTCCTTAAAGGAAAAGTACACAACGTTTCAAACGGAAGTAAATATAGATTGAGAGTTTCTTACAGGTGTAAGAAGTTTTGTGGGAACCACCACcacaacagtaaaaaataaagatattcacggacactctctcactctcaaatttTTCTCATTCTCATGAAGAGTAACTTCCATGATACCTCCTCCCAAGGGGGAAGCTGGTCTGTTTGGAATGAAATTCTCACGCTTCAAGCTATATTTTCACTCTTTGAAATTCCAGAGCACAATTCctaggcttctttctttctttcttttttacaaattCAATGAAAAAGATGTGTGTACGTGTGCTGGGGAGAATGTATAGCCTAATTTATACGGAGATCAAAAAGCAATTAAGGGATGTTGCCTCCCTGTATATATTCACTGATTCAACAAATACCTGAGCACCTTTACAGTTCAGTGTGAAAAAGGACCGATCCTTGAGCTCAGTAATTGTGGTGTGTTCTACGGCAGGTATTAGAgactcaaaaagaaaatcttcggGATTCATGCCCGGGGACGCGTGGGGCGCAGTGTCAGGAACAAGGCAGCTCCCACGCCCAGTCCCAAGAGATGAACCAACTCACGTCATCCCACCTCTCGGCCCAAAGTCCACCCCTTCACCTGGACAAAACAGCCCCAGTCTTGTTGGAGAGCGTGTCTGCAACAACACTGTAGGTCTGAGGGCAAAGCCCAGAGCTTCCAACCCCTTCGTTTTGAAGCTTCTAAGAGACCGCTGAGAAGCTGGGGAAAACGAATTTCGCCAGATCAGAACCTTGAGAGTTACCACAAACGAACCTGAACCTTGCCCTCGCGAGCTACAAACCCCCAAACCAGCTCCCAGCCAATCAGGAAACAAAGGGTAACAGCGCCGGTTACCTCTGATATCCACGGCCGCCATAATCCCAAAAGCGCTAGCCGGTTCTCTTTCCGGCGTGCAGTAGAAACGTAACAGCTCCGACGACGGAAGCGGCGCGAGGCTGACTGCAGGGACAGCGAGGAACGCCAGGCGGAGACTGCGCGGCCAGGAGAGCggcctggggagggcagggaggagggggcggggctggggaagagaggggaggggccggggtggCAGGTGAAGGAGCGGGAAAGAggtgaggggcggggccgggaagtggagcggggcggggcgagaaggaggagagagaaggagccgAAGAGGCGGGGAGAAAGCACTACCGGCCGAAAAAAGTGGTGAGGCTTTGAGGAAAGTGAGACTGAGCCGAGTCCTGCCTCTCGCCAACCACTGAGAGATTCGAAAACTGGACCTTGATCTTTTGtgatcgttaaaaaaaaaaaaaaaaaaaaaaaaaaaaaaaaaaaattctgacccagaggttgggggggtggtgcatcttgaattttaaaaggtccctggggggcgcctggggggcgcagtcggttaagcgtccgacttcagccaggtcacgatctcgcggtccgtgggttcgagccccgcctcgggctctgggctgatggctcagagcctggagcctgcttccgattctgtgtctccctctctctctgaccctcccccgttcatgctctgtctctctctgtctcaaaaataaaaaattaaaaaaaaaaaaaaaaaaaaaaggtccctgGGGTGTATCCAGGGGCTGTTAGATTTAGGAGCGAGTACGCAGTTGTTTTTAATCCTGCAAGTGTGGGATGCTACAGAACTAAGCGGAAACAATTTGAGACTCATTAACTTTTAAGTGACTAACCTCATTAAAAGTCTAAACCCATTAAATAAATTCTTAGGTGCCTCAGACAAAAATTTCACAGGACTGGAAATGTTTCTGGAGTGAGATATTaacaacattaaaagaaagggaaTACCTCTTGGTCCCTGACTAAGGGTTTAGTGTCTGCATTCCAGGTAATCTGGGGTAGGAAGCAAGCCCATAGAGAGGGAATCATTCTGTGATAGGGGAAGCCATAGAAACCCTCAGAAAGATTCTCAAGCTCCAGTGTGGCCCCTTAAAAAGCAAGATGATGAGGGTATCTACAAGTAAGACACTGATGTGGAGAAGAGAACCCCCAAATCTAAAGGAGCCCTATATACAGAGATGAAGTGTGGGTGTATATATCTTCTCCAAAACTTAGATACTATGAGAGCTCCCCCAGAATTTACAATCCAGGAGCAAAGGGGGAGGATCATGAATTTACAGGGATTTTTCACCTCATCTGCTGggaattcaaattttttaaatctaagtagGATAAAAATATACTGTATTGCTCTCTTACAGTTCAATTTTTGAACTGGGCTTTTATACCAGAGGTGGTATGTATATAAGTGTCCCAACAGAAGTATGCACTTGCACAGaacagagttttttaaaaaatggatttttccaGGAGGAAATTTTCAGCAGAGACTGGTGGGGGTCCTGGTGGAGAGGGCATTCCAAAAAGGGGGAACATCGTGTCCAATAAACAGAAGTGTGAAACATCAAGCTTTTGGTtttgctggttttgttttctggggtttttattaGGAGAAAAGGGGATTAGGAAAAAGAACACCAGAACATGGGTGTGCAGATAATAAAACACATGGTAATCTTGGTAAGTCAGACCTAGGAGATCAGCCTTTATCTTGTAGCTGGTGGGAGGAATGTGATTGGGCTCTATTTTACAAAGATTATTCAAGGAGGATGAGTTGGAGGCATTTATAAGACTCAAAGCAGGGAGTCCATTTAGAAGAAGGTTGCAAACTAAATCATGTCTACGCTCATACAAAGGCAACAGTAGCTGAGGGAGAACGAAGGATTACAGATATTAAGGAGATAGAATGGGCAGGGA
This window harbors:
- the MED6 gene encoding mediator of RNA polymerase II transcription subunit 6 isoform X3, with translation MIILSCFSLKKSFAENVISWPDIWLWHDVVMMNHLNDNLLGISWVDSSWIPILNSGSVLDYFSERSNPFYDRTCNNEVVKMQRLTLEHLNQMVGVEYILLHAQEPILFIIRKQQRQSPTQVIPLADYYIIAGVIYQAPDLGSVINSRVLTAVHGIQSAFDEAMSYCRYHPSKGYWWHFKDHEEQDKVKPKAKRKEEPSSIFQRQRVDALLLDLRQKFPPKFVQKAM
- the MED6 gene encoding mediator of RNA polymerase II transcription subunit 6 isoform X4 → MIILSCFSLKKSFAENVISWPDIWLWHDVVMMNHLNDNLLGISWVDSSWIPILNSGSVLDYFSERSNPFYDRTCNNEVVKMQRLTLEHLNQMVGVEYILLHAQEPILFIIRKQQRQSPTQVIPLADYYIIAGVIYQAPDLGSVINSRVLTAVHGIQSAFDEAMSYCRYHPSKGYWWHFKDHEEQAKVWRKACPSGSDKERGRTNTRNCKI
- the MED6 gene encoding mediator of RNA polymerase II transcription subunit 6 isoform X2 yields the protein MAAVDIRDNLLGISWVDSSWIPILNSGSVLDYFSERSNPFYDRTCNNEVVKMQRLTLEHLNQMVGVEYILLHAQEPILFIIRKQQRQSPTQVIPLADYYIIAGVIYQAPDLGSVINSRVLTAVHGIQSAFDEAMSYCRYHPSKGYWWHFKDHEEQDKVKPKAKRKEEPSSIFQRQRVDALLLDLRQKFPPKFVQQKSGEKPVPVDQTKKEAEPIPETVKSEEKETTKNVQQIVSTKGPPEKRMRLQ
- the MED6 gene encoding mediator of RNA polymerase II transcription subunit 6 isoform X1 produces the protein MIILSCFSLKKSFAENVISWPDIWLWHDVVMMNHLNDNLLGISWVDSSWIPILNSGSVLDYFSERSNPFYDRTCNNEVVKMQRLTLEHLNQMVGVEYILLHAQEPILFIIRKQQRQSPTQVIPLADYYIIAGVIYQAPDLGSVINSRVLTAVHGIQSAFDEAMSYCRYHPSKGYWWHFKDHEEQDKVKPKAKRKEEPSSIFQRQRVDALLLDLRQKFPPKFVQQKSGEKPVPVDQTKKEAEPIPETVKSEEKETTKNVQQIVSTKGPPEKRMRLQ